CCGCAAGTACCTGGCCGTCGCCACCAAGGCCATGTACGGCATCTGCAAGGCCCGCTATGAAGCCTTCGGCACCGCCGGCTGGGCCAGCAAGATCACGCCCCTGTCGCTGGAGGTCATGACCAACCGCTATGCCAAGGGCGAGTTGGACCCCAAGATCAACTAGACCTTTTTTCGGCTAGCGCCGAAAAAAGATGGGGGCGCCTGCGGGCGCCCTTTTTTTTGCTTGAGGGTCGCGTCCTGCGCTTGTGGCGCTGCTGCGGTTGCATACCGACCCCAACGGGGTCGAACATACCAGCCCAGGGCAACGCCCTGGGTTAGCGTTGTTTTTTTCGGTCTAGCCCTGAAAGGGCGTGACATAACGGCGGAATTGCCTATGTCACGCCCTTTCAGGGCTGGGGTCGGTTATCCCTCATACCCAGGGCGTTGCCCTGGGCTGATATATCGCGCCCCTTCGGGGCTTGAGCGGCGCAAGATCAGGCGAAATAAGGTACTGGCCGCTTGACCTCGAGGTGTGACACACTTTGCTGCGTCACGAAGCCATGACCGAGCGAGCACCATGCAGCCCACCGCCGACAACACTCGACCGCCCTTCGACTTCAGCAAGCTCAAGGCCCGGTGGGCGCGGGAGCAGGCAGAAACCAGCGCCGAATCCAGTCGGCTGCGTGACCAAGTCAGCCGCGAAGTGCCGCCGATCCTGCGTCGCTACGGTGTGGGCCGCGCCTATTTGTTTGGCTCCATCGCCGAAGGTCGCGCCCATGCGCGCTCGGACGTCGACTTACTGGTCATGGATGTCCCCGCGGCGATCTACTGGGACCTGCGGCACGATCTGGAACAGGCCCTGGGCCGACCGCTGGACCTGCTGACCCAGGACGATGACCCGGTGTTGGTCGGAAAGATCATCGCCCGCGGAGAGTTGATCGATGGCCCGCACCCCTGAACTGCTGTGCGCCGATGTCCGCGACGAACTGGCCAAGATCGCGCGTCTGGAACAGATCTTCTCCAGCGCCGAACACTATCTGATCTGCGAGGCGCAGGCAGTGGGCGACTATGATCGCGGCGCCATCGGGTACCTGCTGCACAACTTCTACAACGGCTGCGAGAACATCTTTCGCGCCATTGCCGCCTATTTCGAGAACGACCTCGGCCGCGACACCTGGCACGCCGACCTGCTGCGACGCATGCGCCTTGCGGTCCCCGGCCATCGCCCGGCGGTCATTGACGACGAACTCTATCGCCTGCTGGACGACTTCCGCGCGTTTCGCCACGTCTTCCGCAATTGCTATACCTTTGAGCTCGACTGGGAGCGGGAGCGCCTGGTCGCCTCCCGCTTGCGGCGCGCCGCGGCCCTGCTGCATGAGCAGGTCAACGATTTCCTTGCCGGGATCGAGGGACTGGAACCCTGACTCGACCCCGGACCGTCTCAGGATTCCGCACGCGCGATGTCCGTCTGGGAAAAGTCATCGCCTCGCGCTCAGGTTCCCTGAAGGTAATGGCCACGACAGCGGAGGTATCGACAACGATCATTGCGGCAGCCCGTGCTCGTCCCATGCGAGCGGGTCCCAGGCGTCCACCCGGTCCGGAATCCGGTCGATCTGCGTCAGCAATGCCGCCATACGGCCAAAGGCTTCAATGTCCCCTTGCGCCTGGCTGATCAGAGCGTTGCCCTCTTTCAGCGGTGCGCCGGAGAGTGCCTGCGCCAGTTCTGCACGCAGGCGCGTATGGTCCTCGTCGAGGGCACGCAGCCGCTCAAAGAGGGCAATGTCGATGAGTGCCGCGACCCGCTTACCACTCTTCGTTATCACCACCGAGTCACCGCGGTACTGGATCTGGTCGAGCAACTCCCCGAGATTCTGCCGGACCATCATCGCCGGGGCCTCACGGACCATATCAATTACCTCAATCGCTGTGATTGCGCCAATCATAGACGCCGCCTTACACCGGGGCAAGTGACGTACTGCGACCCCGGTCGCTCAAGCGGTGCCGCGCAGGTGGTCGCCCAACTGGAAACCGGATCGGCGCAGGGTTCGCGCCACGCGGCCTTTCTTGCCGACCGCAAGGCGCGGTGCTAACGTGCCATCGAACAGGGCGAAGACGCGAGACCGCTACGGGCCTCTCGTTCCCGCGCTCCAGCGTGGGAATGCCGCGCGGGCGCTCCGCGTCCCGTTTGGTTACTGGACGCGGAGCGCCCGCTCTTGCTCCCCTGCTTCCGCGTGGGAGCAAGCAACGCTTAACTTAACGGCATTGGCTTGTAGCCTAGGTCCGGCAGTTGCTCACGCCAAGGCGCCAAGCTCGCCAAGAAATACAATAGGGTAGCTCCAGCACCCAGATCGCCCGCCGGGTGAATCGCTCGGCGAAAACTCAACCCAACGTTGTAAGGTAACCGTCCATGCTGACCATTGTTGCCGTCAGGGCGATTCCCCCAGCGACCATTGAATTGGACCTCTCCGACGGGAAAACCCTGACCATTGATGCGACCGGGATCATCGGCTCCAGCGGCTACGAACCGCTGACTGCTCCCGACCAGTTTGCGGCTGTTGTCGTATCTGACTGGGGTCACGGCATCGAATGGCAAGCGATCGACCAGGGGCTCTCCATCGAGGCATTGATCCGCCTGGCTCGCGAGCAGTCCGGCACCGCCTTCCCCACGGCCGATTTCAATACCTGGATGAAGCGCAATGGACTCACGCTCACTACCGCCGCCCAAGCCCTGGGCCTCTCCCGCCGCACCATCATCTATTACAACACCGGCCAGAAGCCCATCCCCATCTATATCGGATTAGCCTGCGAGGGATGGGAGGCACGCAACCGCCGCCAGGCCGCATAGACCCGGCCCCTCCTGCTTTTCCTATGCGGCTTCCAGTACGCGCATTTCGATATGCAAGCCGGCCGCCGAAGCCATATTGACCAGGGCATCCAGACCGAACAGGTCGATCTTACCGCGCACCAGGTCCGAAACGCGAGGTTGCGTGACACCGAACAGCTTGGCGGCCTGCGCCTGACTCATGCCGGTGCGGGCAATATGTTCTTTCAAAGCCATCATCAGAGCCGAGCGGAGCTTCATGTTTTCGGCTTCCGCAGGGGTGTCCTCAATGGCATCCCATACGCTGGAAAATCGTTCCCTCGGCCAGTGATCTAAATGAGCCTCAGAATCGTTG
The DNA window shown above is from Candidatus Thiodictyon syntrophicum and carries:
- a CDS encoding nucleotidyltransferase family protein, producing MQPTADNTRPPFDFSKLKARWAREQAETSAESSRLRDQVSREVPPILRRYGVGRAYLFGSIAEGRAHARSDVDLLVMDVPAAIYWDLRHDLEQALGRPLDLLTQDDDPVLVGKIIARGELIDGPHP
- a CDS encoding antitoxin, whose product is MARTPELLCADVRDELAKIARLEQIFSSAEHYLICEAQAVGDYDRGAIGYLLHNFYNGCENIFRAIAAYFENDLGRDTWHADLLRRMRLAVPGHRPAVIDDELYRLLDDFRAFRHVFRNCYTFELDWERERLVASRLRRAAALLHEQVNDFLAGIEGLEP
- a CDS encoding type II toxin-antitoxin system prevent-host-death family antitoxin, translating into MVREAPAMMVRQNLGELLDQIQYRGDSVVITKSGKRVAALIDIALFERLRALDEDHTRLRAELAQALSGAPLKEGNALISQAQGDIEAFGRMAALLTQIDRIPDRVDAWDPLAWDEHGLPQ
- a CDS encoding DUF2442 domain-containing protein, giving the protein MLTIVAVRAIPPATIELDLSDGKTLTIDATGIIGSSGYEPLTAPDQFAAVVVSDWGHGIEWQAIDQGLSIEALIRLAREQSGTAFPTADFNTWMKRNGLTLTTAAQALGLSRRTIIYYNTGQKPIPIYIGLACEGWEARNRRQAA
- a CDS encoding helix-turn-helix domain-containing protein, with the translated sequence MRHFNSISLKFQQINDSEAHLDHWPRERFSSVWDAIEDTPAEAENMKLRSALMMALKEHIARTGMSQAQAAKLFGVTQPRVSDLVRGKIDLFGLDALVNMASAAGLHIEMRVLEAA